Proteins from one Bacteroidales bacterium genomic window:
- the pepE gene encoding dipeptidase PepE: MRLLLISNSTNPGEPYLDYPKNNIKTFLGNKPVKALFIPYAAVTFSFDTYEEKVSERFKEIGHEVVSIHRFSDPVAAVKEASAIVVGGGNTWKLLKMVQDNKLIDVVRQKVISGIPYIGWSAGSNMACPTIRTTNDMPVVEPDSFSAFNLIPFQINPHYLDANPVGHAGETREQRIEEFIEANPDIYVAGLREGCMLLRENTKLTLIGSRTLRLFKKGNLPAELSSDNDLSFLLK, encoded by the coding sequence ATGAGGTTACTACTTATCAGCAATTCAACAAACCCCGGAGAACCATATCTTGATTATCCAAAGAATAATATAAAAACATTTTTGGGGAACAAACCTGTTAAAGCTCTGTTTATTCCATATGCAGCAGTAACATTTTCATTTGACACATATGAGGAGAAAGTCTCAGAACGGTTTAAGGAAATTGGACATGAAGTTGTTTCAATTCACCGGTTTTCTGATCCTGTTGCAGCAGTAAAAGAGGCTTCTGCTATCGTAGTGGGTGGCGGCAACACCTGGAAGCTACTTAAAATGGTACAGGACAATAAGTTAATTGATGTAGTGAGGCAAAAAGTTATTTCCGGAATACCCTATATCGGATGGAGTGCAGGTTCCAATATGGCTTGTCCGACAATCCGTACAACAAATGACATGCCTGTGGTTGAACCTGATTCTTTTTCTGCCTTCAATCTGATTCCTTTTCAGATTAATCCGCATTATCTCGATGCAAATCCTGTTGGACATGCGGGGGAAACAAGAGAACAGAGAATTGAAGAATTCATTGAAGCAAATCCTGACATTTATGTTGCAGGGCTGCGTGAAGGGTGTATGCTTCTCAGGGAAAATACAAAACTTACTCTTATCGGTTCAAGAACATTGAGATTATTCAAAAAAGGGAACCTTCCTGCAGAGCTTTCATCAGATAATGACTTATCCTTCCTTCTGAAATAA
- the rsgA gene encoding ribosome small subunit-dependent GTPase A, translating into MCKAPFRGFGGIGIFTTFVPNIFVLEKGIVLKSTGSNYKVLDGTGVTIDCSVKGKLRMRELHTTNPIAVGDNVLFEIDKKNNTGIITEVLDRRNYILRKATNLSRHSQIIAANIDQVFLMVTIILPETPVEFIDRFLITAEAYRVPAKIIFNKTDLYGETEVEKMNYLESMYEKIGYESIRLSLFDKTNLDALTNQMKDKISLISGYSGVGKTTLLNTLNQGINLKTAEISEYHKQGKHITTFPEMHMMPFGGFVIDTPGIRGFGVVDMEKNEIYHFFREIFLVSKNCRFNNCLHLDEPGCAVRTAVEKGDIDFLRYRSYLNIMDGDDRKYR; encoded by the coding sequence ATGTGTAAAGCCCCCTTTAGGGGGTTTGGGGGCATTGGGATCTTTACTACATTTGTCCCAAATATTTTTGTGTTGGAAAAGGGAATTGTCTTAAAATCTACCGGAAGCAATTATAAGGTTCTCGACGGAACAGGAGTTACTATTGATTGTTCAGTAAAAGGCAAGCTGAGGATGAGGGAATTGCATACAACCAATCCAATAGCTGTCGGAGATAATGTATTATTCGAGATTGATAAAAAGAACAATACCGGAATTATTACCGAAGTACTTGACCGCAGAAATTACATTCTGCGAAAAGCAACAAATCTCTCGAGACATTCTCAGATTATCGCAGCAAATATCGATCAGGTATTTCTAATGGTTACTATAATCCTGCCTGAGACACCAGTGGAGTTTATTGACAGATTTCTCATTACTGCTGAGGCATACAGAGTACCTGCTAAAATAATTTTCAATAAAACAGATCTCTATGGTGAGACCGAGGTTGAGAAGATGAATTATCTGGAATCGATGTATGAAAAAATAGGATATGAAAGCATTCGTCTCTCTCTTTTTGATAAAACAAACCTAGATGCCCTGACAAATCAGATGAAGGACAAAATAAGTCTGATATCAGGATATTCAGGAGTTGGAAAAACAACGCTTCTGAATACTCTTAATCAGGGTATTAACCTTAAAACAGCAGAAATCTCTGAATATCATAAACAGGGCAAACATATAACCACATTCCCTGAAATGCATATGATGCCGTTTGGAGGTTTTGTTATTGATACGCCGGGTATCAGGGGATTTGGTGTTGTTGATATGGAAAAAAATGAAATTTATCACTTTTTCAGAGAGATCTTTCTGGTTTCCAAAAACTGCAGGTTCAATAATTGTCTTCATCTTGATGAGCCGGGTTGTGCAGTCAGAACCGCAGTGGAAAAGGGTGATATTGATTTTCTCAGATACAGAAGTTACCTCAATATTATGGACGGAGATGACCGCAAATACCGGTAA
- a CDS encoding U32 family peptidase — translation MKRKDIEIMAPAGSYDSLMAAIQGGADSVYFGVEQLNMRAASSNNFTLEDLREIVTICRKNGLKSYLTVNVVIYDHEIEQMHRIVDAAVENGITAIIASDLSVINYAFSRGIEIHLSTQLNITNIESLKFYSQWADVAVLARELNIDQVRHIYDSIREQDIRGPKGDLIKIEMFVHGALCMAISGKCYLSLHENNKSANRGECYQTCRKSYIATGKESGYELEIDNEYIMSPKDLCTIGFLDKLIYAGVRVLKIEGRARSAEYVKEVSKCYDEAVNAIAEGTFTTEKTEEWKERLATVFNRGFWDGYYLGQKMGEWNTNYGSSATKRKLYIGKITNYFTKLNVAEIKLENGDLKKGDTILITGPTTGVVEYTADEIRVDLKVTEIALKGELCSIKTEEYLRRSDKVYKWVDASEVRNQ, via the coding sequence ATGAAAAGAAAAGATATAGAAATCATGGCACCGGCGGGATCGTATGACTCCCTTATGGCTGCGATTCAGGGAGGTGCCGATTCAGTCTACTTTGGAGTGGAACAACTCAACATGAGGGCTGCATCATCTAATAACTTCACCCTGGAAGACCTCAGGGAAATTGTTACGATCTGCCGAAAAAACGGACTGAAGAGTTATCTGACAGTAAATGTTGTAATCTATGACCATGAGATTGAGCAGATGCACAGGATCGTAGATGCTGCAGTGGAAAATGGTATCACAGCCATAATCGCTTCAGATCTTTCTGTTATCAACTATGCTTTCTCAAGAGGAATTGAGATCCATTTATCAACTCAGCTAAACATAACAAATATTGAATCGCTGAAATTCTATTCCCAATGGGCCGATGTTGCAGTACTTGCCCGCGAGCTTAATATAGACCAGGTCAGGCATATTTATGACAGTATCAGGGAGCAGGATATAAGAGGACCAAAAGGAGATCTCATAAAGATTGAGATGTTTGTACACGGCGCGCTGTGCATGGCAATATCAGGGAAATGTTATCTGAGTCTCCACGAAAATAATAAGTCTGCCAATAGGGGAGAATGTTATCAGACATGCCGGAAATCATATATTGCTACCGGGAAAGAATCGGGCTATGAACTTGAGATAGACAATGAATATATAATGTCGCCAAAAGATCTCTGCACAATAGGATTTCTTGATAAGCTAATATACGCTGGTGTAAGGGTTCTTAAAATAGAGGGAAGGGCACGCTCAGCCGAATATGTAAAAGAAGTATCAAAATGCTATGATGAGGCAGTAAATGCTATTGCAGAAGGGACTTTCACCACGGAGAAAACTGAGGAGTGGAAAGAACGGCTTGCAACAGTCTTTAACAGGGGCTTCTGGGATGGTTACTACTTAGGACAAAAGATGGGGGAATGGAATACTAATTACGGATCGAGTGCCACAAAACGAAAACTGTACATAGGAAAAATCACCAACTACTTTACAAAACTAAATGTTGCTGAGATTAAACTGGAAAACGGAGATCTGAAGAAAGGGGACACAATACTTATTACAGGCCCCACAACCGGCGTTGTTGAATACACAGCAGACGAGATAAGGGTAGACCTGAAAGTTACTGAAATCGCTTTAAAAGGGGAATTGTGCTCAATAAAAACAGAAGAGTATCTGAGAAGGTCCGACAAAGTCTATAAATGGGTTGATGCAAGTGAAGTAAGAAATCAGTAG
- a CDS encoding 6-phosphofructokinase, protein MATQKSTKGVIAILTGGGDVPGLNPAIRAVTIRANREGYKVIGLRRGWAGISELIRDHKADNSNNYQILTDDIVNKAGRTGGTFLHTSRTRPSHMSKSSVPDHLQSTYNAEINDITPEIIKNLEWLGVDYLIPIGGDDTLSYGVHLYKSGVNVVAIPKTMDNDVPGTDYCIGFSTCVTRTIQMTNSLRTSAGSHERLLVLEVFGRYAGFTAMLPTMAGAANRCVIPEYEFDIDLLAKLLVEDRNNNPSKYSVVLVSEGAMFKGGQMIFADSEKDAYGHAKLGGIGDMVSAKLKELSGKYNKGKTINVINQKLGYMVRGGDPDALDSIVPMAYGNLALDLILKRVHGRIVVLKNGRYDNLPIDVVTSSKKIVKVSDYYNTERLRPYYHSFEMKPFLLMASDS, encoded by the coding sequence ATGGCAACTCAGAAATCAACAAAAGGGGTTATTGCTATTCTTACAGGCGGAGGAGATGTCCCCGGACTTAATCCTGCTATACGTGCGGTTACAATCCGTGCTAACCGCGAAGGTTACAAGGTTATCGGTCTCCGCAGAGGATGGGCCGGTATTTCTGAACTAATCAGGGACCATAAAGCTGACAACAGCAATAATTATCAGATCCTTACTGATGATATAGTTAATAAAGCTGGTCGTACGGGCGGTACATTCCTTCATACATCAAGAACAAGGCCCAGTCACATGTCTAAATCAAGTGTCCCTGATCATCTTCAGAGTACTTATAATGCTGAGATTAATGATATTACTCCGGAGATTATCAAAAACCTTGAGTGGCTTGGTGTCGATTATCTTATTCCTATTGGCGGAGATGATACTCTGAGCTATGGTGTTCATCTCTATAAATCGGGCGTTAATGTAGTTGCTATTCCCAAAACAATGGATAACGATGTTCCGGGAACAGATTATTGCATTGGTTTCAGCACATGCGTCACGCGTACTATTCAAATGACAAACTCTCTCAGAACATCCGCTGGTTCTCATGAAAGACTACTGGTACTTGAGGTATTTGGCAGGTATGCAGGGTTTACGGCAATGCTTCCTACTATGGCTGGTGCAGCAAACAGATGTGTGATTCCGGAATATGAGTTTGATATTGATCTGCTTGCAAAGCTACTGGTTGAAGACAGAAACAATAATCCGAGCAAATATTCGGTGGTTCTGGTTTCTGAAGGAGCAATGTTTAAGGGAGGCCAGATGATATTTGCCGATAGTGAGAAAGATGCTTACGGGCATGCTAAACTAGGCGGAATTGGCGATATGGTTTCAGCAAAACTTAAAGAACTTTCTGGAAAATACAACAAAGGGAAAACCATAAACGTAATCAACCAGAAACTTGGGTATATGGTCCGTGGCGGAGATCCGGATGCACTTGATTCAATAGTACCGATGGCTTACGGGAACCTTGCCCTTGACCTTATTCTTAAAAGAGTTCATGGCAGAATTGTGGTCCTGAAGAATGGAAGATATGATAACCTTCCTATTGATGTTGTCACCTCATCAAAGAAGATTGTTAAGGTCTCGGATTACTATAATACTGAAAGACTAAGGCCTTACTATCATAGCTTCGAGATGAAACCATTCCTTCTGATGGCATCTGATAGTTAA
- a CDS encoding ATP-binding protein, whose translation MILFRNKNLWKLFLLLFAIFIGMGSLFYTEALVKKLKVEERENIEMWAEAQRLISLSDTSQNVEFLFSIIENNNTVPVILTDENDSIISSRNFDESRISDPAYLRKSLDKIKEKNKPIINYLEEGHFNQIYYKDSIILTMLIYYPYVQLSIIILFILVSYLAFSSSRKAEQNQVWVGMSKETAHQLGTPTSSLAGWIEILQHKHPDISITKELAIDVQRLEKVTERFSRIGSRPALIEENIVFIIVRTIDYLKSRSSSKVKFILDFDINKELRIPVNSALFEWVIENVSKNAIDAMEGNGEITLRITETDKSALIDISDTGKGMPKSAYNKIFSPGFTTKQRGWGLGLSLAKRIIEEYHSGKIFVRYSEVGKGSCIRIVMNRKKK comes from the coding sequence ATGATTCTTTTCCGAAATAAGAACCTCTGGAAGCTTTTCCTGCTTCTTTTTGCCATTTTCATCGGAATGGGATCGCTGTTTTATACAGAAGCCCTTGTGAAGAAGCTCAAAGTAGAGGAGAGGGAAAATATTGAAATGTGGGCTGAGGCTCAAAGACTTATCTCTCTTTCCGATACCAGTCAGAATGTTGAATTTCTTTTCTCAATAATAGAAAATAATAATACCGTTCCGGTCATTTTGACTGATGAGAATGATAGTATTATTTCATCACGAAATTTCGACGAATCAAGGATATCAGATCCTGCATATCTAAGGAAAAGTCTTGATAAGATTAAAGAAAAGAATAAACCTATAATAAACTATCTCGAAGAAGGTCACTTCAACCAGATCTACTATAAAGACAGCATTATTCTAACAATGCTAATCTATTACCCATACGTTCAGCTATCAATAATCATACTTTTTATACTGGTATCCTATCTGGCTTTCAGTTCATCGCGTAAGGCAGAACAGAACCAGGTCTGGGTTGGGATGTCGAAAGAGACTGCCCATCAGCTTGGTACTCCCACATCGTCTCTTGCCGGATGGATAGAAATACTTCAGCATAAACACCCCGATATCTCAATAACTAAAGAGCTTGCCATTGATGTGCAGCGGCTTGAAAAGGTTACTGAAAGGTTTTCAAGAATAGGCTCCAGGCCTGCACTAATAGAAGAGAATATTGTTTTCATTATTGTCCGCACTATCGATTATCTTAAATCGAGAAGTTCGTCAAAGGTGAAATTCATACTTGATTTCGATATTAATAAAGAGCTTCGAATACCTGTGAACTCTGCACTTTTTGAATGGGTTATTGAAAATGTGTCAAAAAATGCGATCGATGCCATGGAGGGAAACGGAGAAATTACATTACGGATAACTGAAACTGATAAATCGGCATTGATTGACATTTCGGATACCGGTAAAGGAATGCCGAAATCGGCATATAACAAGATATTCTCCCCCGGATTTACCACTAAGCAAAGAGGTTGGGGATTAGGACTTTCCCTGGCAAAAAGGATTATTGAGGAGTATCATAGCGGGAAAATATTTGTCAGGTATTCTGAAGTGGGAAAAGGATCTTGCATAAGGATCGTTATGAACAGGAAGAAAAAATGA
- a CDS encoding HesA/MoeB/ThiF family protein produces MAENLLTPREVRRYSKQIMLPEIGVEGQEKIKKAKVLVVGAGGLGCPVLQYLTSAGAGKITIIEFDKVDETNLQRQVLYGSDDVGKLKSIIAKNRLEHLNSLTEIGIINLRLDKSNALNIIREFDVIVDATDNIEARYVINDSCVILNKPMVHGSIYKYEGMVSVFNYKGGATYRCFNPSPAKKESRNPLPAQVGLFGVLPGIAGTYMANEVLKIITETGEVLSGKVLLFSILNNTFKIISVKNNPLNHEIKDLNTKL; encoded by the coding sequence ATGGCAGAAAATCTATTAACTCCCAGAGAGGTCCGCAGATACAGCAAGCAGATTATGCTGCCTGAGATTGGGGTCGAAGGGCAGGAAAAAATTAAAAAAGCCAAAGTTCTGGTTGTCGGTGCCGGAGGACTTGGTTGTCCTGTTCTTCAGTACCTTACATCTGCCGGTGCAGGTAAGATCACTATTATAGAATTTGACAAGGTTGATGAAACAAACCTTCAGAGACAGGTACTTTATGGCTCGGATGATGTTGGGAAACTTAAATCCATTATTGCAAAAAACCGCCTTGAGCACCTTAACTCACTAACAGAAATCGGAATTATAAATCTTCGTTTGGATAAATCAAATGCGTTAAACATTATCAGAGAATTTGATGTGATAGTAGATGCAACTGACAACATTGAGGCAAGATATGTAATAAATGATTCCTGTGTAATTCTGAATAAACCCATGGTGCATGGATCAATTTATAAATATGAAGGAATGGTTTCTGTTTTCAACTATAAGGGGGGAGCCACATACAGATGTTTCAATCCGTCTCCTGCAAAAAAGGAATCAAGAAATCCGTTGCCAGCTCAGGTGGGTCTTTTTGGAGTACTTCCCGGAATAGCCGGGACATATATGGCTAACGAGGTATTAAAGATAATTACTGAAACCGGAGAAGTCCTGAGCGGAAAGGTGCTTTTATTCAGCATTTTAAATAATACCTTTAAGATTATCAGTGTAAAAAACAATCCCCTGAACCACGAAATTAAAGATCTAAATACAAAACTATGA
- the mnmH gene encoding tRNA 2-selenouridine(34) synthase MnmH, translating into MKKIDVSAFLELAESIPVIDVRSPAEFSSGHIPGAVNIPLFDDNERAIVGTKYKKEGRIPAIIEGLKLTGPSMSKKLEHSLKLSKEGKLLVHCWRGGMRSEAMAWLFSQGDIYSQVLEGGYKAYRNYILDSFSGKRKMIVLGGMTGSSKTHILRYLGSQGEQVIDLEGLANHKGSAFGSLGQPPQPTTEQFANNLFAEWKKLDTEKPFWVEDESRNIGTVFIPDGLYGNMQNTRTIILLMDVKTRLPRLMKEYSVYPPEILKGSIHKISKRLGGDNTRDALAAVDAGDISKAIEISLFYYDKAYRYGLTKKKAENLMYVETDTDDIETNSRKILEAARKISW; encoded by the coding sequence TTGAAGAAAATTGATGTATCAGCTTTTCTCGAACTTGCTGAAAGTATACCTGTTATTGATGTCAGGTCTCCTGCGGAGTTTTCATCAGGACATATACCGGGTGCTGTTAACATTCCGCTTTTTGATGATAACGAAAGAGCAATTGTAGGAACCAAATATAAGAAAGAGGGTCGCATTCCTGCTATTATTGAAGGATTAAAGCTCACTGGTCCCTCGATGTCCAAGAAACTGGAACATAGCCTGAAACTATCAAAAGAAGGAAAGCTGCTTGTGCATTGCTGGAGAGGTGGGATGAGGTCTGAAGCTATGGCGTGGCTCTTTTCACAGGGAGATATTTATTCACAGGTTCTTGAAGGCGGATATAAGGCTTACCGTAACTATATTCTTGATTCCTTTTCCGGGAAGCGAAAGATGATTGTTCTTGGGGGAATGACCGGAAGCAGTAAAACTCACATACTGAGATACCTTGGCAGCCAGGGTGAACAGGTTATTGATCTTGAGGGACTTGCCAACCATAAAGGTTCTGCATTCGGATCCCTTGGACAACCACCACAGCCAACAACAGAACAGTTCGCAAACAATCTTTTTGCGGAATGGAAGAAGCTTGATACAGAAAAACCCTTCTGGGTTGAAGATGAGAGCAGGAATATCGGGACAGTATTTATTCCGGATGGTTTATATGGGAATATGCAGAATACCAGAACAATTATACTCCTTATGGATGTAAAGACGAGGCTGCCAAGACTCATGAAGGAGTATTCGGTTTATCCTCCTGAAATCCTGAAAGGCTCAATACATAAAATAAGCAAACGATTAGGCGGAGATAATACACGGGACGCACTAGCAGCAGTTGATGCCGGAGATATTTCGAAGGCAATAGAAATATCACTGTTTTACTATGATAAAGCATATAGATACGGCCTGACAAAGAAGAAGGCCGAAAACCTGATGTATGTTGAAACAGATACAGATGATATTGAGACAAACAGCAGGAAAATACTTGAAGCAGCCCGCAAAATATCCTGGTAA
- a CDS encoding response regulator, which produces MKRVLIIVYSAFLIIMLANYFYYKNLYNKQISYINELLSRQVQIVGQSVDATNNGFISELNQIFFNEDPTQFFTNANSQNRTIERMQLFFSKNEELVTGIRFYDNKKNEFTLRQDNDTKEWLEQPYVKQVQAEIYNMEKLVEENRRFNYYLPVIDSKTNETIGNMVVTVDYQKYFREIFTAFNLQDYQWQWVITDSGRVVYDNFPLGQGETIAYTKLEEIGESISGGSNNNITHNARINGKSQEIISSYYSTYLLQRDLGLVFSAPTVFFQKYIIRNSLFIVLGTLFLIQIIILIFWNYLKSEKSEKERLKASERMLFKLIEEMPVGVLIHNKNREIIKANKVAANLYSYPSEIEMKGKIFPESNLPDNSDYFSKNLGGTFNPEQFVIIKKEIGEIVLYRNSIPVNFLGEDATMEILIDVTMLESARKQEAKANVAKSEFLARMSYEIRTPLNGIVGMTDVLNKYELTEDVKDIVSLLRRSTEVLLNIINDILDFSKIESGKMLLDEVPYNLREEIAYCVDLARTYISQSNLELVSIVDDNAPENVIGDPFRLRQILTNLLNNSIKNTENGEIRLKCYVKSNNSGIITLGFELLDTGKKFDKSTLKKIFGDFVDIESKTVRLNDESGFGTILAKQLVLLMGGELTAASPSGLAGDAGTKVFFTLAVYSNERSAKDLPLESFKSFNQIKTLVITGSQNRDEEILSALHRLGLTITITTFMKSTVNQIKANQNFPSDRYSLIIIFDDDTFNGFEAAKGIWENNLSGKFIILMISSNDKKGNFMNSVTMGIDHYLIKPFDISDLLKTINSSFPFLEDPNSSVDIGSVRNDINILIVEDNIMNQKVIGTMLGNLGYKYDIAENGYTGYLQAKIKKYDLIFMDLIMPEMDGFESAQKILVYDKSVIIVAFTADNMPESKRKAELSGIKDFISKPVRMDELKKLFAKYFKK; this is translated from the coding sequence ATGAAAAGAGTTTTAATCATTGTGTATTCAGCGTTTCTGATAATAATGCTTGCCAACTATTTTTACTATAAAAATCTCTACAATAAGCAAATAAGCTATATTAATGAATTACTCTCCCGGCAGGTTCAGATTGTCGGCCAATCTGTTGACGCTACCAACAATGGGTTTATAAGCGAATTGAATCAGATTTTTTTCAATGAGGACCCTACTCAGTTCTTCACTAATGCGAATAGTCAGAACAGAACAATAGAAAGAATGCAGTTGTTTTTTTCCAAAAATGAAGAGCTGGTAACTGGTATCAGGTTTTATGACAACAAGAAAAATGAGTTTACATTAAGACAGGACAATGATACAAAGGAGTGGCTTGAACAGCCTTATGTCAAACAGGTACAGGCTGAGATCTATAATATGGAGAAACTGGTTGAGGAGAACAGGAGATTCAATTATTACCTCCCGGTGATAGATAGCAAAACCAATGAAACAATCGGCAATATGGTTGTGACTGTTGATTACCAGAAGTACTTCAGAGAAATATTCACAGCATTTAATCTTCAGGATTACCAATGGCAATGGGTTATAACTGACTCAGGGAGAGTTGTTTATGATAACTTTCCTCTAGGCCAGGGTGAAACAATTGCATATACAAAGCTGGAAGAAATTGGTGAAAGCATATCCGGAGGTTCTAATAATAATATTACTCATAATGCCAGAATAAACGGGAAGTCCCAGGAAATCATTTCTTCATATTACTCAACTTATCTTCTACAGAGAGATCTGGGCCTGGTATTTTCTGCACCTACTGTCTTCTTTCAAAAATATATCATTAGGAATTCACTTTTTATAGTGCTGGGAACCCTCTTCCTTATTCAGATAATAATTTTGATATTCTGGAACTACCTCAAATCGGAAAAATCAGAAAAAGAAAGATTAAAGGCTTCTGAGAGAATGCTTTTTAAGCTCATCGAGGAGATGCCTGTCGGAGTCCTTATTCACAATAAGAACAGGGAAATTATCAAGGCTAATAAAGTTGCTGCAAATCTCTATTCCTATCCTTCTGAAATTGAGATGAAGGGTAAGATATTTCCTGAATCAAATCTGCCTGATAACAGTGATTATTTCTCCAAAAATCTGGGTGGTACTTTTAATCCTGAACAGTTTGTTATAATAAAAAAGGAGATTGGGGAGATTGTACTGTACAGAAACAGCATCCCGGTTAATTTTCTGGGAGAAGATGCTACAATGGAAATCCTGATAGACGTTACAATGCTTGAATCAGCAAGGAAACAGGAGGCAAAAGCAAATGTAGCTAAATCAGAGTTTTTGGCCAGAATGAGTTACGAGATCAGAACTCCGCTCAATGGAATTGTTGGTATGACCGATGTTCTAAATAAATATGAACTTACTGAGGATGTAAAAGACATTGTCAGCCTTCTCAGGAGATCAACAGAGGTTCTTCTGAATATAATAAATGATATTCTCGATTTTTCAAAAATTGAATCAGGGAAGATGCTCCTTGATGAGGTGCCTTATAATTTAAGAGAAGAGATCGCTTACTGTGTTGATCTGGCCCGTACCTATATATCACAGTCAAATCTTGAACTTGTTAGTATTGTTGATGATAATGCTCCTGAAAATGTTATTGGAGATCCTTTCCGTCTGCGCCAGATCCTTACCAACCTTCTGAATAATTCGATCAAAAATACAGAGAATGGTGAGATAAGGTTAAAATGTTATGTTAAAAGCAATAATAGCGGGATTATAACCCTGGGATTTGAACTGCTCGATACAGGAAAAAAATTCGACAAATCAACTCTTAAAAAGATCTTTGGCGATTTTGTCGATATAGAATCAAAGACAGTAAGATTAAATGACGAATCAGGTTTCGGGACAATCCTGGCCAAGCAGCTGGTTTTGCTTATGGGAGGAGAACTTACAGCAGCATCTCCTTCAGGACTTGCCGGAGATGCCGGAACCAAAGTATTCTTCACTTTAGCAGTTTACTCAAATGAGAGGTCTGCCAAAGACCTCCCTCTTGAAAGCTTTAAGAGTTTTAATCAGATTAAGACCCTTGTAATAACTGGCAGCCAAAACAGGGACGAGGAGATATTAAGTGCTCTTCACAGGTTAGGGTTAACAATTACTATCACTACTTTCATGAAGTCAACTGTTAACCAGATAAAAGCAAATCAGAATTTTCCTTCAGACAGGTATAGTCTTATTATTATTTTCGATGACGATACCTTTAATGGATTTGAAGCTGCAAAAGGAATCTGGGAGAATAACCTCTCCGGGAAGTTTATAATACTGATGATAAGCTCAAACGACAAAAAAGGAAATTTCATGAACTCAGTCACGATGGGAATCGACCATTATCTGATTAAACCATTTGATATAAGCGACCTGCTTAAGACTATTAACAGCAGCTTCCCATTCCTTGAAGATCCCAATTCATCTGTAGATATTGGTTCTGTACGAAACGACATAAACATTTTAATAGTTGAGGATAATATAATGAATCAGAAAGTCATAGGTACAATGCTCGGTAACCTTGGCTATAAATATGATATTGCCGAAAACGGATATACAGGCTATCTGCAGGCAAAAATCAAGAAATATGATCTGATATTCATGGACCTTATTATGCCTGAGATGGATGGATTTGAGTCTGCACAGAAAATCCTTGTCTACGACAAGTCGGTTATAATAGTTGCCTTTACAGCAGATAATATGCCTGAATCAAAAAGGAAAGCAGAATTGTCTGGAATAAAGGATTTCATCTCAAAACCAGTCAGGATGGATGAACTCAAAAAGCTTTTCGCCAAATATTTCAAAAAGTAA